In one window of Tubulanus polymorphus chromosome 3, tnTubPoly1.2, whole genome shotgun sequence DNA:
- the LOC141902048 gene encoding carbohydrate sulfotransferase 11-like → MKRNKACRFIMLLLILVTLYLGFLGVNYFPVWQRQLTRGPAAAITNTGSFDQDETSYKDINYTARLEQVRNVCQTLPEYGKRVHVKATKLQDIFVNDKYKFLYCAIPKVSSTTWKKLLLKLSGFDVDFNVSATEIYDFDKQYRRGLESMSLKHYSAAGIKYRLKNYFKFVVVRDPLERLLSAYRNKFHNENNTYFPHTYGRQIIGLYRKNPSSQDMHTGADVSFAEFVQFVVDPLTGDEQKSNAHWKTYYDLCLPCVVKYNLIAKYETLAADARHILKLLNVADQIKFPKRSLNYQYTQTSELVEEAYRNVSMWQLKALWDTFRLDFEMFGYEFQASKSKKLAHESITF, encoded by the exons ATGAAACGAAATAAAGCGTGTAGATTTATTATGCTTCTATTGATACTGGTCACCTTGTACCTAGGTTTCTTAGGTGTGAATTATTTTCCTGTTTGGCAAAGACAGCTTACACGTGGGCCTGCCGCTGCCATTACAA ACACTGGCTCATTTGATCAAGATGAAACATCCTATAAG GATATTAACTACACAGCTCGTCTTGAACAAGTTCGCAATGTCTGTCAAACACTACCTGAATATGGCAAACGTGTACACGTTAAAGCCACCAAACTTCAAGATATATTCGTCAACGATAAATACAAGTTCTTATATTGTGCGATACCAAAAGTCAGTTCGACGACTTggaaaaaactattattaaAACTATCCGGATTTGATGTCGATTTCAATGTTTCAGCGACAGAAATCTACGATTTCGACAAACAGTATCGTAGAGGATTAGAATCGATGTCGCTGAAACATTATTCAGCAGCAGGGATAAAATATCGGTTGAAGAATTATTTCAAGTTTGTCGTTGTGCGTGATCCATTGGAGCGATTGTTGAGCGCGTATCGGAACAAGtttcataatgaaaataatacttACTTTCCGCATACGTACGGCCGTCAGATAATCGGTTTATATCGGAAAAATCCATCTTCACAGGATATGCATACAGGTGCTGACGTTTCATTTGCCGAATTTGTGCAGTTTGTTGTCGATCCATTAACAGGTGATGAGCAAAAATCAAATGCTCACTGGAAAACTTATTACGACCTGTGTTTGCCGTGTGTCGTGAAATACAATCTCATCGCGAAGTATGAGACATTGGCTGCCGATGCGCGACATATTCTCAAACTTCTTAATGTGGCTGATCAAATCAAGTTTCCGAAACGAAGTTTGAACTATCAATACACGCAAACATCTGAACTTGTCGAGGAAGCATATCGTAACGTATCGATGTGGCAGTTGAAAGCTTTATGGGATACTTTTCGACtggattttgaaatgtttggttATGAATTTCAAGCATCTAAGTCTAAAAAGCTAGCACATGAAAGCATTACATTTTGA